Proteins encoded by one window of Bacteroidota bacterium:
- a CDS encoding tetratricopeptide repeat protein: protein MQENKTNHKREIEKKIETLLHTSWDLVSKRNSEIGDLSEEALQLAKDINSKNYQGLALMEKALYECLVNNNYYDSIKLCDIAFGYLKGEFRKNYAPYYHLNLGRNYHFTGDNVLSQKHYLECIKLLEQKPEKNYYEKKWIAHAYYNVFILFNFTDTGFAQEEYLNKALNLYEQIEDFSGVANCYNSYAVFYFRAGEYKNALSYLLKALDLAEKENSISFLSIYCANLGLVYTKLNDFETALQFFSRAQAYDDQIKSIYNRAHTSNQLGEAYAIMGKPKEAIKFFITAEELFDQLGVTRSLSNVYEQLSEAYSAVEDFKNAFIYKQKYAQTLKEVFNDEKTFVIAKARNEFELEKKEREAQLLRQKNEQIEKYAHQLEISNDELRQFAHVASHDLREPLRMVTSYVTLLKRSLKEKLSSDEIDFMDFITHGTQTMHNLISDLLTLSEINFVRPKEIVDFNDVINTVMSNLHTQIHEKNVIINIPAMPTITADETQMIQLFQNLFSNAIKYNVEDQPIIHLSYIITGKNYQFTISDNGIGISEEFREKIFMIFQRLHSRNEYSGTGIGLAICKKIVEQAGGKIWVEQNDNGGSDFKFTLPIIAKP, encoded by the coding sequence ATGCAGGAAAACAAAACCAACCATAAACGGGAAATTGAAAAAAAGATCGAAACGCTCCTGCATACCTCCTGGGACCTGGTTTCCAAACGCAATTCTGAAATAGGAGATCTTTCAGAAGAAGCGTTGCAACTTGCCAAAGACATCAACAGCAAAAATTATCAGGGATTGGCATTGATGGAAAAAGCACTGTATGAATGTCTGGTTAATAATAATTATTACGATTCTATTAAGCTGTGTGATATTGCCTTTGGATATTTAAAAGGTGAATTCAGAAAAAATTATGCTCCCTATTATCATTTGAATCTTGGTAGAAATTACCATTTTACCGGCGATAATGTATTATCACAAAAACACTATCTCGAATGTATAAAATTGTTGGAACAAAAGCCGGAAAAAAATTATTACGAGAAAAAATGGATAGCACACGCTTATTACAATGTATTTATACTTTTTAATTTCACCGATACTGGATTTGCTCAGGAAGAATATTTAAACAAAGCACTAAATCTATACGAACAGATCGAAGATTTTTCAGGTGTGGCGAATTGCTATAATTCTTATGCAGTTTTTTATTTTAGGGCGGGAGAATATAAAAATGCATTGAGTTATTTATTAAAAGCCCTTGATCTTGCTGAAAAAGAAAACTCTATCTCATTTCTTTCTATCTATTGTGCAAATCTTGGATTGGTATATACTAAACTTAATGATTTTGAAACAGCACTACAATTCTTCAGCCGTGCACAGGCCTACGATGATCAAATAAAAAGCATTTACAACAGGGCGCATACTAGCAACCAACTTGGTGAAGCTTATGCTATTATGGGTAAACCAAAAGAAGCAATTAAATTTTTTATTACCGCAGAAGAATTATTCGATCAACTTGGTGTTACAAGGTCACTGTCCAATGTATATGAACAGCTTTCCGAGGCATATTCTGCGGTGGAGGACTTTAAAAATGCTTTTATCTATAAACAGAAATACGCTCAAACGCTAAAGGAAGTATTTAATGATGAGAAAACTTTTGTAATAGCTAAAGCGCGTAACGAATTTGAATTGGAAAAAAAGGAAAGAGAAGCGCAATTACTTCGTCAAAAAAATGAACAAATAGAAAAATATGCTCACCAGCTTGAAATATCTAATGATGAACTGAGACAATTTGCACACGTTGCAAGTCACGATTTAAGAGAACCGTTGCGTATGGTTACCTCTTATGTAACTTTATTAAAAAGAAGTCTGAAAGAAAAATTGAGTAGCGATGAAATAGATTTTATGGATTTCATTACTCATGGCACACAAACAATGCATAATTTGATTAGCGACTTACTTACACTTTCTGAGATCAATTTTGTGCGGCCTAAAGAAATTGTGGATTTTAATGATGTTATTAATACAGTCATGTCGAATCTACATACTCAGATACATGAAAAGAACGTGATCATAAATATCCCTGCAATGCCTACCATTACGGCAGATGAAACCCAGATGATACAATTGTTTCAAAACCTCTTTTCCAATGCGATAAAATATAATGTTGAAGATCAACCTATCATACATTTATCATATATAATTACGGGAAAAAATTATCAGTTCACTATTTCTGATAACGGAATTGGTATCTCGGAGGAGTTCCGAGAAAAAATATTTATGATCTTTCAGCGTTTACATTCCAGAAATGAATATTCAGGAACGGGCATAGGTCTTGCTATTTGCAAAAAAATTGTGGAACAGGCCGGGGGTAAGATATGGGTGGAACAAAATGACAATGGCGGAAGTGACTTTAAATTTACCTTACCTATAATCGCAAAACCCTGA